In Camelus ferus isolate YT-003-E chromosome 21, BCGSAC_Cfer_1.0, whole genome shotgun sequence, the DNA window GGCCAGGGCACAAGGCCAGACTGGGGGTGGGACTTCAGAGAGACACCCCCTGAGGAGCAGCTGGACAGAAACACGGGATTTTACGCAGGTGACCAAGACTCCAGGAGGTGCAGGGAGGACAGactgcgtttgtgtgtgtgtgtgtgtgtgtgtgttttcattttctgcaaaAGTGTGAAGACAAGAGTGGCAGGACACGCGGGGGTTGAGCCGGAAAGATGAGCTGGGGAGGCTTCGTGGCCCGGGGAGCAGAGGTAGAGGAGGGGGCGGAGAAGCAGCAGGTGCTGTCTCCTGCGCTTGGGAAAGCAGTCAAGAATCAACCCAAAAGATTGTCACAGTTTTGTCTCCGAATCACGGTCTCTCTGGGAAGGACACGTTAGCACTTTTTTTCACGagtggagaaaatgaaatgcGATGGGAATTCACAGGGGGCGTGAGGACAGCCCGAGGTATCCTCCCCGCACACGAGCAGACACACGGCGGGGCGTGCCCCAGGCGCACACGCAGATGCGCACACACGGGGCCCAGGGCCGCGCTGCCCACCCCGCCCGTCCCCGGCGGAGGCGCTGCGGTGgagttgaaaagaaagaagtcGCTTCTTGTTGGGCAGAACGCTCCAAACCCCAATGTCCCAACACCCCTGAAACAGAATCCAAGCAAGAGAGAAGACCCACGACTTCCTGAACAAGCCCAGGTGTGGAGCCAAACAGTGAAAAACATACTTTGGCAATGACAAAACAGTTTTGGATTCTGACTTCTTGTGTCTGCTTTTTGGATCTCCTTGGGAGCAGAGGTGTGTCTGGCGTCCTTGGCTGGCTAGCTGGCAAGGTAGTTTACAGGTGTGGtcctttatctgttttaaaaaaactttttggaTTTCTACTTAAAGCCAAAGAGTTtgacattaaaggaaaaaaatctgaaaccaaaaaaatatttcttgagtcaGAAATTGAGCTCTCTCTCACCGTCCTCAGCACGTCGGCCACACGGCCTTGGGGGGTTTCGGTGACTCAGCGGCTCAGGTCTCCAGCTGTGAAAGAacagctttctttttccctttttcatcaGGAAGGGGAAATCCCCACAGTTTTCTTTGTCCATTACTGAGTAGTTCTTTTGCCACAAAACCTCCAAAATTCTTCAATGAAAATATAAGCCACCAAACAATGAGATTTTTTCATTGAAAGTGTGTGAGAGTTACAGAGACAGAAaccccagagagaaagagagaggtgggTGTGGACGGAGCCAGTCACCCTCTGGCCGGCGAACGTCCCGTGGGCTAAAGCTTGCCGGGAGGCTCTGAGTctgaggatgggaggagaggtcGCTGCGTGACCGTCAGGTAGCCGAGGAAGCTGCCTTCAGTGCAGCTATGTtggttctgtgttttcttttggagagaagcagcagcagcagtgactcCCACGGCCAggctcccagggctgggcacaAGTCCAGTGGgcccggggcagggctgggcgggTCGGCAGGTGCGCCATCCTTGGCCCGGGCACCGGGGTCTGGGCGGGTCAGCGGGGTGCAGCGTCCAGTGGGCCGGGCGGGCCGGGGGAACCTGGGCGGGAGGGCCCCGTGGAGCCGGCCTCGCTGGGGCTGGCGGCGGTGGCGGGCAGGCAGGGGCCCAGGCTGGCGGCGTCTGGCTGTCCCGGCGCAGGGTCGGCCGCCACGGCCGCAGGGCCCTGCAGGCTCTGGCCGCACACGTGGTGGTGCTTCTCCCAGTCCTTGTGCTGGCAGAAGGAGCCGCAGTAGCGGGCCGCGTTGCAGCCGCTGCACGTCTCACTGGCCTTGCGCCCGCAGTTCCAGCAGCTCTgcatcgggggggggggggggggggggggggcgtggtcAGGGGCGGCCGAGCCTGGGCCCGCATTTCCCCAGAGCACCCCACCTGGCTGCAGGACAGGGAAGTCCACCCTGCAAACCAGCCTGCGCAGACCCAGCCAGGGCACCACCAAGTGAGAAGAGAAAACTCCAAAGCATCACACCTTGTGGGGACCCTCAGCCTGCACAGCCTCTCGGCTGGGCTGCTGGCGGACAGGCTCCCACAGCTCAAGCCCACCCTGTGAGGCTCACAGTGCGCTTACGGGGCCACGGGGccctcaggagggagggagccacggccccttccctcccttccaggaagccctcctggctTCGCTGGGTCTCCGCTATCAGAacatggcagccccagcagaatAAAGACATGGGGTGCATGACCCGAGCTGCTGTGGTCACGACCTCCCCAAACCACTGGGCCTCTGCCCACCTTCCGTGGAACAAGTGAGGACCCCAGCCACCCAAGCAGAAGGTGGGCAGGGATTCCAGGCACAGGCTGGAGGCGGCAGCCCAGGCAGGAGGACAGGGAGGCCCAAACCCGCCGAGGGAGAAAGGCCCACGTGCCCACTTGGCCTCCAGAGCCTCCTGCGGGGCCACAACACAGGCATGGCCGCCCCACCCGCCCTGGCCGgtccctgctgctccccaggTCGCCGCCGGCTAGCCCACTTCGTCCAGGACTGCTCGGATGGCACTGCTAGTGGGCTGCCCTGGCACCCCATCCTCCCCACGCACGTCCACTCCTGAAGCACCACAGGTGCCCTCCCACCTTCCCCGCTCCCCCTTGCCCACTCGGATGTGAGGTCTGCTCTGCTCTGGCTGAGAGTGTCCATGAAAAGAGCCGTACAGAGATGCACGAGCTGACTGGGACGGGAGTCCATCTCTTCCGTACCCTCCCTCGGGGCCAGCCCCGGCACAGACCAACCCAGAGCGTTTTGAagtgccgcccccacccccgtaCAGTCCTGGAGCCCCCTGGAAAGGGCCTCTCCCTCTTCTGGACCCCTCGGTCGCCTGAGCCCTTCTCGGACAAGGAGGGAATGGAGCCTGCCGGGgtccccagctgccctgctggACCAGCCCAGCCCTCCGGGCACACAAGCACCAGCATGACTCTCTCCCCGCTGCTTGCCTCTGCTTTCACGGACGCCCTGCCATTTCCTAGGGTGTCATCTGGGGCGAGCCACAGACCCTCTGGAgccctcagtttccacacctgtcGATGGGGACGCCCACAAGACCCGCCTCACCAGGCCGTGTGGGGTCCAGAGGCCCAGGGCTTCCCTGGTTCGCGTGGCTGGGAGGTTGGGGCTCCAGCCTTGGACCGGGAGGTGGGGACGGGAtgcagggtgggcaggaggcccTACCTCACTGGAGTCCTCCTGCTGGTTGACGACAGTGAGGGCGTCCTCGGAGGCCTGACGCCGGGCCTCGGCCAGGGCCCGCTCCATCTTGGCCCGCTCTGTGCTGATGAGCTCGTGGGCCTTGCGCTCGGCGTCCGACACGGCTTTCTGCAGCTCCGACATGGCCTGCCGCTTCACCGCGCTCACTGCCTCCTCTGCAAAGGACGCTTCAGGCTGGTCGGTATATGGGCCGGCCCGGACGAGtgtcccctgcccaccacccaggGGCGGGCGTCCCGCATGTGTgtgctggcagggctgtgggggGACCTCTCGTCAGGTAGAGGGGTGTcccctggagggcagagaccCAGTCCCCCGCCAGATTCTGAGTCAGCAGGCCTGGAGAGGGCCCAGCTGAGCCCCCCTCCACCGATGCGGATGGCAAGAGGGTCTGGGGCCCTGGGCTGTCCCCTACCAAGACTCACCAGCCTTCCTCCAGATTTCCTCGGGCATGTAGCCAGAGAGGGTCCGGGGCATGAACTCCTGGTGGACGTCTGAAACACAGGGGGCCAGCATCACGCTCAGGGTGGGGCCACACCCAGCCGGGCCATGAGGGCAGGGTGTGCATGTGATCTTGTGTGACCTGGGGGTCCCTGAGATCCCCATGGTACCTGTGTCcgtggctggggtgggagtgggtagTGTCAGGAAAGGAAGATGCCCTGGGACCAATGGACCTTGGATTCTGCTGGGAGCTGGGCCGTGCTCGGCCTGTTTCCGCGGTCATTGTCCAGGGGACCTCCCAGCTCTGAGCCCCTGGCCCAACGGAACCATGAGCTGGGCTTCCCAGCGGGTCAGGCAGCGCCTTTGTGCAGCAAAAAGACCCCTCTTTCCGAAGTCAGATGGTTTTAGCCATATCACTGCAGGGCCACGTGAGGGCCCTGCCTGTGTGGGTGACGGCCTTAGTCCTCGGTGCCCCGGTCACGTGCCCTGCCCGTGTGCACACCTAGCTGAGACCCCTCCACTCCTGCAGAGCTGTGCAGGGgccgggcggcgggcgcggggctCTTCTTGTCCTCAGCACCGCTATAGCGCCGGATCCAGTGGTTGAGCTCCTCGCGGTCAGCCTCCTGGCAGCGGCGCAGCACGGTGAGTGACCGCCGCGTCTTCTCGGCCATGTCCATGATGCAGTTCAGGAGCTGCGGGCGGGAGGGCAGGCAGCGTGAGCAGGAGGGCCAGGTGTGGCCGCTGGGATGAGGGGGACAGCTGGGGATATGTTCCCACACTCCTGGGCTGGGCCAGCGCGTCCACCAGGCCTGCCCACGGGGGCTCAGGGAGATGGCCTAACACCCACTTCCACTGCCTGGAGACACCTGagcagctgggcagggctggggaggcccaCCAGTCTCCACCCAGACTCCCCAGCACCTGGGGCCCCAGACTGGTGGCTCAAACCCAGGGCTGGGCACTCCTTCCAGCCCTCAGGGTGTGGTCCACCCCGCCGAGCAGCCCCGGGTGCAGCTCTGGGGAACACGCCCTCTCATGAGCTCCCCTCCCCAAAAGGAAGTGGGGCAGGGATGGCCTTGAAAATGGGGTGGAAGGGGTCCCACCCCTATGGCCAAGGGACCTTCCTCTGGAAGGTTAATGAGGGCTGAGAATGGAGGGTTCTGAGGTGCTGACCAGAAGCCGCCTGCAGCCTGAGCCAGGTGGGAGCAGGGCAAAGCGGGGCGCACACGAGCCCCGCCCCCACAGCCCCTGCAGGCCGAGCCGAGCGCCTGGGAGTCGTCTTGCGCCCTGCGACCCCCGCCGGGACACTCACGTTGTTGAGGTGTTTCCATTCCTCCGCCCACTCGCGCTCCGTAAGCCGGTGGTCAATCACTTCCTCAGGCCTGGACCCGTGCACCGCTGCAGGGGGAGTGGACGCTAAGGCCCCGCCCCTTGCTCATTAGCCACCACCCTCCTGCTTCCAGGACCTGCCCTTTCGAAGCCCCTCCCTGTGCAGTCAGGCCCCGCCCATGGGCTGTGCCCTCCTGGGGAACAGTGAGAGCGTGAAAGCGGGAACCCTGGGCACTGCCCTCGGGGGCCGAACAGGCCTGGCCTCTTCTCGTGCTGGGAGGAAGAGACTTGGGTGCCCGTCCCTCGCtttggcccccccccccccgcctcccaccCAAATCCAGCCACTCCCACACTTTCTGACCCCTGCTGCCTGGGAAGTGGCCTCAGACCTCACTTAAGGGCATCCTTGTGACTGCCCGGCTCGGCCCGTGCTTTACTGCTCTGCTTCGTTCAAAGCCCAGGTCACAGGCCCCTTCCTCCTCGGCAGCCCTGGGCTCTCAGACTCCTGAGCCCCACGTATCTCTGGTTGTTTAGTAATTATAGGTGCCTCGCTGCTTCTTCAGTACCCCAACAGTCCGCAGGGCGTGGCCGGCGTGGCCTGTTCACCTCTGTGTCCCCTGGGCTGCGCTCCAGCCTGGTAGGACGTGCTCTGGCTTATCTGCTGGGTCTCGGGTGAGCGGGTCTATGTGTGGTCTCCTgggagtggtggggctgggaaagGCCGGAAGCCCTGACTCGCATTCCCTGTGGGACCTGGGCCCTTGTCCTGCCCGAGGGCTCCGTCTGCCTACCCTGCCTGCCTCCCGGGGGTGTGAGGAGAGGAGGTGCGCTGGAGGGGAGCCCCGGGTACGGAGCAGGGCTCGGCGCCAAGCGCTTCACCCTTTCATCCCTCTGTCGGCCTCTGGGGGCAGGGGTCTACTGTCACTTCCACCTTATGgatgaggaaacccaggctgGTTAAGGGGACACGTTGACCAAGGCCAAGCAAGGCTGGCCCTGTCCAGAGCTGAGCCCTCAGGCCCTGGCTGGTACAGTTCCAGAGGCTGAAACAAGGGGTGTCCCTACCCCGCAATCAGAAACAAAGGAACTGTGAGCTGAGAAGTCCTCGCCAGCCAGCAGGGCAGCATCTGCCCCCTCACGACGGCTCCTCCTCCGCTTATGCAAACactgcacccccccacccccaccgtgtCCCGGCACTGACTCCCTGGGCTGGGGTCCACCTAGGCCTGTTTGGCCCCCAGACCTGAAAGGCCTCTGCCCAGATTGCAGCAGAGGTGGGAGGCACTGTCCACAGAGCGGGGGCCGGCACCAGCGCCCCAACCAGAATAGTGGCTGAGATCTCTCTGACAGctggtgtttatttttgtgttagcAGAAGCGGGTGGGAATTAGCACCTGCCTGACCCGGCTGCAGGGAGCCAGACGCTGTCACCtgctgcctgggcctgggccctggaAGCTTCCGCAGGGTGGGGGCGGAGAGACGGCCTTGGACAGGGCAAGGCCTCCACTGACCCTGCCTCTAGGTCCCCCATCGGTGCCCTAGGCTGCTCCCAGGCTGTCCCACACCAATATGTAGGGGAAGGGCTGGGCTTTCCACCTCTGATACAGCACATGGGCAGGTCAGAAGATCAGACAGCCGTGGCTAGCCAACTTTGGGCATGTTATaccccctgggcctcagtctccccatctgtggtGTGGGTGTGCAGACACGTCACACAGGTGTGTCAGGCACTTCGAGCTGCTGCCTCCTAGCCCTAGTAAAGCATCTAATGTGGGCATGAGGTCCACTGGGACCTGTTACTCCACTACCAGTAACCGCTGGGCCGGGCCCTGTATTAACCCCTCACACCactggggcagggctgctgtgaggccCCGCTGACAGGGAGGCATGGAGCCATCTGACCAGGGGTGCTCCCAGGCACCTGGGGAGTCTCGATGCTGGAAGGTCACAGCCCTGCTGGAAGCCCGCGCCCTGGGGGCGATGCCGTGGCGCCCCAGCCTCCCtcatctctgtcctctccctgggTGTTTGGGGCTCACTTCCTCGCTCGAGAGCACGGCTGGACGTGCACAGTCAGTGGCGCTCGGGGCTGAGGAGTCTCAGGGAGCCTTTGCTCTCCCTCAGGGTGCGTGGACTTGGAGGCAGTGGCTGCAGCTCCTGGGACCTGGGGGCCGCCCTCATGCCAGGCCTCGCCCGCCCACCTTGCCCGTAAACAGGTGTGTCCTGAGCAGCCCTAGGTCCCGTGcctgtccctgcccagcccccaggacaTGCACCCCTGTGGCCACAGCACCCACCCCCAAGGGAGGGGCCCTCCTAGCCCTGAGGCTGGGGGATGTCAGGCTGCCCCCCAGGACAGAGGTCCCGGAAAGCTGGCTGTCCCTCAGGCTTCGGGGTGCAGCCCATCCAGGTTCAAATCCTTTCTCTGCACCCAtttcctctgtgtctgtccttCCCGGACATATGGCACCGGGCAGCACCAGCTGTCCCCCTGATGTTGTGGGGCACACAGCCGCTGGCGGGCACCCCCCACAGCATGCTCTCACCCAGCTGCCGATGGCGCTCCCGCAGCTCCCGGGGATCAAGGTGGCGGAAGGAGTCACGGAAGTGGTGGGCCATGGCCATGTCCTCCAGGCGGTAGTGCGGAGGTGGTGTGGGGTGCGGCAGCCCATGGCTGGGGCTGTAGCGCTGGGCAGGGCTCAGGGTGCAGGGCCGTTTGCTGAGGTGGTCGAGGTGCAGTGGGTCACGGTCTGACCCGTTCTCTTTGGTCCTAGTCCAACAAGCAGGCAGGGGGGCCAGTGGTCATGGGACCAGGATCCGTGGACAGAGGGGTGAGAGGGAGACGAGGGTGCAGGCAGAGAGACagtgaggggagacacagccaaATGAGCATCGGGAAAGATAAGAGCTGCCTGCTGGGgacccagccccctcctccctcctcctctgggacTGGGGACCCCgctgggtgggctcctggggcACAGTGGTCAGGCAAGGAGCCCGAGCCCCCCTTGAGGCAGTGGGgagacgcccccccccccagcagggCAGGTGCCCGGCAGCAAGGGCAGCCCAGGCACCTGGGGACAATGGGCTCCTGGACACTTGGGGAGCACGACCAGCACGAAGGGAAAAGCCAGGGAATTCCCGCCAGACAGACACCGCCCTGTCCTCCCAGTAGGCATCTGAGTCCTCGGGAGGCCTCGCCCCAGCCAGACAGGGCGGCCTCTCAGCAGCTCGGCCCGGGCAGCGGCCTTGCAGCCAACGCTGCTTGACAGGCCCGGTGGCTGCAGCCACGCAACACAACCGGGTTTGGACCTGCATTCACTCAGCTCTAGACCTGGGGCGCCCACTCAGCTTTGGTACCGGAGGCGGCTCTCCGGTCAGGCggcctgtgggggggggggtgccggcccctccccctccccaggtaCCTGTCAGGTGTCCTCCTCTTGCCGTTCTCATTGACTTCCAGCAGGAGCTCTGAGGAGTCGATGGGGGAGGAGGCGCTGGCATCCAGCAGGAGCTGCTCGTGCTGGGCCAGGTACTGGGCGGGGGTCTGCTTGGCTAGGCGGGCGCAGTGCAGGAGTTCGCGCTGCAACAGGGGCAGATTGGCCTGTGGGGAGCGAGGGTTGACTGCTCGTGGAGGTAAGGGCATGAGGTGCTCCgagtgaggcagggaggctggtggctggccttgctgtgtgcctttgggcaagctgcacaacctctctgggcctcgagTTCCTCCACTACAGCCTGGGAATGAGGTGGGACCATGCCCCTCAGGGTGCACGGCGATTTGGAATGCAGCGGGACCCAGAGCCTGGACTCCCACGTGTGCAGACCCCACGCGTGCAGGACGAAGCCCCCAGggctggcccctgccctcccccttctGCAGGCTCCCAGCCCGGCCTTGAACAGAGTGTGCTTGTGTGTCTGCACTGCTCTGAGCCGCCACGTGTGTCACCTCCGTGGTCAGACATGAAGACCTGGCTCCGCATTTGCGGTAAGGCCACACAGCACAGGGCACAGAATGACACGTCGGGGTGGGCACAGGACTGGAACACAGAGCACTGCCTGTGACAACTGTGCGAAACCGCTGTGACCTCCGGCCTCCACCCTCACCCTGGCTCCGGGCCTCCAGTGCGCGGGGGCTGCAGGCGGGCTCCACGGTCTTCCCAGAGCCACCATGGAGGGTGCGGGCTGGATGCGGGCCCAGCGGCAGGCCGCTTGGGAGAGCCAGAGTTCTaagtatttgtaaataaatgcGATTCCCCAACTTTCTCATGGTGTCTCAGAGCCGCCCGGGCAGCCTGCACccgcctctgcctccccagcccccatgaGTGCATCCACACGGACCGACCAGGCAGCTGGGGCGTTTCTGTCAGGCAGCGCCGGCTGCCAGGCCTGTTTTTCTATTTGGATAGCTGAACAGGGGCCAGCCTGCCATCTGTCAAACACGTTAGGAGCATGAGCTGGGAAAGGAGGTCCCGGGAGGTCTGAAGACGCCAAACACCCTCCTTCTCCCTCGCCAGCAGGGCGGGGGACCGCGTGGGCAACGGCTGGTCTGGGCGCTGTCAGGGCGGTGGAAACATCTGGATTCCTGGCCAGCTGAGGCCAGCTGGAAGCCGGTGCAGGGGGAGGGCTGGCCCGGCGGGGCAGTACCTCCCAGCTTCTGGAAAGCCCCAGCCCTTGGCCATGCACAGTGTTGGGCTCAGGAGCGAGCTCGGGGGGCCCGGGGCCCTCAGTGGGGGGAACAGGGACCCCAGGCCAGAGAGATGGGTAGACTGCGGGGGGCTCGCCTCCCTCTGGGGCCACAGCCCCCATTctgtccctggggctgggggtgtccGGGAAGCGTGGCCACTGAGATGCTGACAGACTGACCAAGAGCCCCGCGGCCCCAGCCTGAATGGAGGTCCTGACACCGCCTCCTTCCCGCGCCGGAACTCAGGCCAGAGGGCAATCGGTGGCACAAACAAGCACGGGGACGTGTCGCTGGAACTGACACCCCCTTTAACGAGGGTTTGTGACATTCCCACTGCTTTGCCAAGTGCCTCCTCCATCATTACTCAGCCTGCATGACTCTGGGCCCTGGCTGTgctgtgtgaccgtgggcaagctgcttaacttctctgacttCTGTCTCTTCTGCAATTGGAGCTGAGAGgctccagctcctcccaccctgggcCAGAGGCTCCTGTGAGCCTCCCCGAGGAGGGAGGCTTCACACCCAAGGGACTGGGGGAGGGCTGAGAAGTGGAAGTTTCAGGTGCCCAAGGTCAGAGCTGGGTCTGAGCTGGAGGGCCAGCTGCAGTTCCTGCCACAAACCCTGGGAGCAGGACTGGCCacaccccaggagccccaggtcAGGCGGATGAATGAACTCTGTCCTTGACAGTCCTGTCGGGTGGGGTCACAGGCATGTGACCCAGCCAGCAGACCCCTCACCCGGAGAGCGGTCGGGGCGCTGGCAGCCCCGTGACAGCTGCGACAGAGGCACCTGGCCAGGCCGGGCGTGTCCTGCCCGACTCCTTACAGGGTGTGCCTGGGGGGACAGGGGTGAGCCGGGGCAGGGCCGGGGCGCAGGATGCGGGATGTCCCCCCCACTCCTGCTCTTCGGATAAGCCAGGGCAGCTCACATGGGCGGGACGTGTGCTGCCCACGTCTGATCAGACATAAGCAGTGCATTCTGTCCCCGAAGACGGGGGCCTGGAGTCAGCAGAGCTGAAAGGAGGAGCGGGAGTCGCAAACAGTGGCCAGATGGGCCCAACCCTTGGCCGGCCCAGTGTGAGCAGagcagggggtgggcaggagggcaaGGGGACGGAGCGTAGGTGGGAGCGGGAGTGGGGCCTCCAGGAACAAGGTGTGGGCTGGGGGCACACCTCCGAAGGCTGGGGATCTTGGAGTCAGAGAGATTCCAGCCTCggctccaccccccccccaccagtggGCACCCAAGGGCTCCCACATGCTCACCGGATTGGTGGCAGTGCCTGTGTGGGGCCCCCCAACCTCGACAGGGCCGCTGGGGGCTCAGCCTGGGCGGCTGCAGAGGAGGCTTGCAAAGCACAACTCGTCTGTGGAATGTTTAAACCCCGGATGACAATGCCCATTGTGAATTGAGCTCGAGCCAGATTCTTCCACGCATCGCTCCCTGCAGCCTGAGAACCTTCCCACTTTACAGCTGCAGAAACTGACATGCTTGGGTGAACTAGGTTGTCCCAGGACAACCAGGGCTAAGGG includes these proteins:
- the CBFA2T3 gene encoding protein CBFA2T3 isoform X11, which codes for MVCLLMNGSGHSPTAIHGAPCTPNGFSNGPATSPTASLPTQQLPPACGARQLSKLKRFLAALQQFGGDISPEIGGRVRTLVLGLVNSTLTIEEFHAQLQEATNFPLRPFVIPFLKANLPLLQRELLHCARLAKQTPAQYLAQHEQLLLDASASSPIDSSELLLEVNENGKRRTPDRTKENGSDRDPLHLDHLSKRPCTLSPAQRYSPSHGLPHPTPPPHYRLEDMAMAHHFRDSFRHLDPRELRERHRQLAVHGSRPEEVIDHRLTEREWAEEWKHLNNLLNCIMDMAEKTRRSLTVLRRCQEADREELNHWIRRYSGAEDKKSPAPAARPLHSSAGVEGSQLDVHQEFMPRTLSGYMPEEIWRKAASFAEEAVSAVKRQAMSELQKAVSDAERKAHELISTERAKMERALAEARRQASEDALTVVNQQEDSSESCWNCGRKASETCSGCNAARYCGSFCQHKDWEKHHHVCGQSLQGPAAVAADPAPGQPDAASLGPCLPATAASPSEAGSTGPSRPGSPGPPGPLDAAPR
- the CBFA2T3 gene encoding protein CBFA2T3 isoform X1, which produces MRKLGNRIYLQILRTLALPSGLPLGPHPARTLHGGSGKTVEPACSPRALEARSQGEGGGRRSQRFRTVVTGSALCSSPVPTPTCHSVPCAVWPYRKCGARSSCLTTEVTHVAAQSSADTQAHSVQGRAGSLQKGEGRGQPWGLRPARVGSAHVGVQALGPAAFQIAVHPEGHGPTSFPGCSGGTRGPERLCSLPKGTQQGQPPASLPHSEHLMPLPPRAVNPRSPQANLPLLQRELLHCARLAKQTPAQYLAQHEQLLLDASASSPIDSSELLLEVNENGKRRTPDRTKENGSDRDPLHLDHLSKRPCTLSPAQRYSPSHGLPHPTPPPHYRLEDMAMAHHFRDSFRHLDPRELRERHRQLAVHGSRPEEVIDHRLTEREWAEEWKHLNNLLNCIMDMAEKTRRSLTVLRRCQEADREELNHWIRRYSGAEDKKSPAPAARPLHSSAGVEGSQLDVHQEFMPRTLSGYMPEEIWRKAASFAEEAVSAVKRQAMSELQKAVSDAERKAHELISTERAKMERALAEARRQASEDALTVVNQQEDSSESCWNCGRKASETCSGCNAARYCGSFCQHKDWEKHHHVCGQSLQGPAAVAADPAPGQPDAASLGPCLPATAASPSEAGSTGPSRPGSPGPPGPLDAAPR
- the CBFA2T3 gene encoding protein CBFA2T3 isoform X13, yielding MRKLGNRIYLQILRTLALPSGLPLGPHPARTLHGGSGKTVEPACSPRALEARSQGEGGGRRSQRFRTVVTGSALCSSPVPTPTCHSVPCAVWPYRKCGARSSCLTTEVTHVAAQSSADTQAHSVQGRAGSLQKGEGRGQPWGLRPARVGSAHVGVQALGPAAFQIAVHPEGHGPTSFPGCSGGTRGPERLCSLPKGTQQGQPPASLPHSEHLMPLPPRAVNPRSPQANLPLLQRELLHCARLAKQTPAQYLAQHEQLLLDASASSPIDSSELLLEVNENGKRRTPDRTKENGSDRDPLHLDHLSKRPCTLSPAQRYSPSHGLPHPTPPPHYRLEDMAMAHHFRDSFRHLDPRELRERHRQLAVHGSRPEEVIDHRLTEREWAEEWKHLNNLLNCIMDMAEKTRRSLTVLRRCQEADREELNHWIRRYSGAEDKKSPAPAARPLHSSAGVEGSQLDVHQEFMPRTLSGYMPEEIWRKAALPAHTCGTPAPGWWAGDTRPGRPIYRPA
- the CBFA2T3 gene encoding protein CBFA2T3 isoform X5 codes for the protein MVTPRAPGRDRGWWEGLFSGRRPSPPPAQARGWGSRGGACVCPQTSAGTRVVYLGNTPVVGTKALVAGVIFGVSSASCRGCPAARRREHGERGRRAAGRTRRPGQAVMNGSGHSPTAIHGAPCTPNGFSNGPATSPTASLPTQQLPPACGARQLSKLKRFLAALQQFGGDISPEIGGRVRTLVLGLVNSTLTIEEFHAQLQEATNFPLRPFVIPFLKANLPLLQRELLHCARLAKQTPAQYLAQHEQLLLDASASSPIDSSELLLEVNENGKRRTPDRTKENGSDRDPLHLDHLSKRPCTLSPAQRYSPSHGLPHPTPPPHYRLEDMAMAHHFRDSFRHLDPRELRERHRQLAVHGSRPEEVIDHRLTEREWAEEWKHLNNLLNCIMDMAEKTRRSLTVLRRCQEADREELNHWIRRYSGAEDKKSPAPAARPLHSSAGVEGSQLDVHQEFMPRTLSGYMPEEIWRKAEEAVSAVKRQAMSELQKAVSDAERKAHELISTERAKMERALAEARRQASEDALTVVNQQEDSSESCWNCGRKASETCSGCNAARYCGSFCQHKDWEKHHHVCGQSLQGPAAVAADPAPGQPDAASLGPCLPATAASPSEAGSTGPSRPGSPGPPGPLDAAPR
- the CBFA2T3 gene encoding protein CBFA2T3 isoform X2, which produces MRKLGNRIYLQILRTLALPSGLPLGPHPARTLHGGSGKTVEPACSPRALEARSQGEGGGRRSQRFRTVVTGSALCSSPVPTPTCHSVPCAVWPYRKCGARSSCLTTEVTHVAAQSSADTQAHSVQGRAGSLQKGEGRGQPWGLRPARVGSAHVGVQALGPAAFQIAVHPEGHGPTSFPGCSGGTRGPERLCSLPKGTQQGQPPASLPHSEHLMPLPPRAVNPRSPQANLPLLQRELLHCARLAKQTPAQYLAQHEQLLLDASASSPIDSSELLLEVNENGKRRTPDRTKENGSDRDPLHLDHLSKRPCTLSPAQRYSPSHGLPHPTPPPHYRLEDMAMAHHFRDSFRHLDPRELRERHRQLAVHGSRPEEVIDHRLTEREWAEEWKHLNNLLNCIMDMAEKTRRSLTVLRRCQEADREELNHWIRRYSGAEDKKSPAPAARPLHSSAGVEGSQLDVHQEFMPRTLSGYMPEEIWRKAEEAVSAVKRQAMSELQKAVSDAERKAHELISTERAKMERALAEARRQASEDALTVVNQQEDSSESCWNCGRKASETCSGCNAARYCGSFCQHKDWEKHHHVCGQSLQGPAAVAADPAPGQPDAASLGPCLPATAASPSEAGSTGPSRPGSPGPPGPLDAAPR
- the CBFA2T3 gene encoding protein CBFA2T3 isoform X3; this encodes MVTPRAPGRDRGWWEGLFSGRRPSPPPAQARGWGSRGGACVCPQTSAGTRVVYLGNTPVVGTKALVAGVIFGVSSASCRGCPAARRREHGERGRRAAGRTRRPGQAVMNGSGHSPTAIHGAPCTPNGFSNGPATSPTASLPTQQLPPACGARQLSKLKRFLAALQQFGGDISPEIGGRVRTLVLGLVNSTLTIEEFHAQLQEATNFPLRPFVIPFLKANLPLLQRELLHCARLAKQTPAQYLAQHEQLLLDASASSPIDSSELLLEVNENGKRRTPDRTKENGSDRDPLHLDHLSKRPCTLSPAQRYSPSHGLPHPTPPPHYRLEDMAMAHHFRDSFRHLDPRELRERHRQLAVHGSRPEEVIDHRLTEREWAEEWKHLNNLLNCIMDMAEKTRRSLTVLRRCQEADREELNHWIRRYSGAEDKKSPAPAARPLHSSAGVEGSQLDVHQEFMPRTLSGYMPEEIWRKAASFAEEAVSAVKRQAMSELQKAVSDAERKAHELISTERAKMERALAEARRQASEDALTVVNQQEDSSESCWNCGRKASETCSGCNAARYCGSFCQHKDWEKHHHVCGQSLQGPAAVAADPAPGQPDAASLGPCLPATAASPSEAGSTGPSRPGSPGPPGPLDAAPR